In one Cryptococcus deuterogattii R265 chromosome 9, complete sequence genomic region, the following are encoded:
- a CDS encoding fungal mating-type pheromone, whose protein sequence is MDAFTAIFTTFTSAAASSSEVPRNQEAHPGGMTLCVIA, encoded by the coding sequence ATGGACGCCTTCActgccatcttcaccaccttcacttctgctgccgcttcctcttctgaagTTCCTCGTAACCAGGAGGCTCACCCCGGTGGCATGACCCTTTGTGTCATCGCCTAA
- a CDS encoding uncharacterized protein (genome sequence mistake), which produces MDAFTAIFTTFTSAAASSSEVPRNQEAHPGGMTPLCHRLNILAAPC; this is translated from the coding sequence ATGGACGCCTTCActgccatcttcaccaccttcacttctgctgccgcttcctcttctgaagTTCCTCGTAACCAGGAGGCTCACCCCGGTGGCATGACCCCTTTGTGTCATCGCCTAAACATCCTTGCCGCACCCTGTTAG
- a CDS encoding eukaryotic translation initiation factor 3 subunit B, protein MSVTDLDYFSKDEQREIEAELDTGFKVIEEKYAVTAQKGFETMLVVDNIPVVDDSKKQRLLERLRQTFAKVGAPIEVESIDMPWNAATGTNKGFIFLTYPDVKEAENAIHALDGVSFGKSVLHVNRFGDIQRFASMPIGESDLPSGWKEKEYIEKDYLRNWLGDLAGRDQYVTFWDAEVTVWWNGRNGTAEALKGSDGKPLKNNKWGELYLQWSTMGTYLASLHRVGVALWSGPKLDGPIGVNVLRFTHPNVRLVQFSPCENYLVTWSEDPLPNYENHPNAALRDTFGPEDEGNQYVIWDIKTTRVLRTFPGDKSAFGADDSQSRLSWPAFKWSADDSYIAKCNVGAGISVYELPTMGLLDKKSIKIEGVQDFEWCPMSQKDLIARQEGKGKECVLAFWTPEAQNQPARVNIMAVPSRTILRSKNLFNVSECKFYWQSQGDFLCVKVDRHARKAKSKKATSCNLEIFRMHYVPQFAWEPSGTRFAIVLQTEANISSVSGVSTKYSIDFYQLDSKKGDFIAIKHLDSKMANTLVWSPKGRHIALATIGSSSKYDIEFWDLDFTIDERREAAELGANVTMLGTGEHYGITEIAWDPSGRYIATSASTWRQSPEPGFSIWDFKGQQLLHESRDRFKQFLWRPRPPTLLSKEQIKKVRKELRDYSRQFDEEDAAEENRGSAEKLAQRRREIGEWNAWRTRNNDRLVVEREKKGKSKAKIDVQGQEARVEEWVEELIDETEELSR, encoded by the exons ATGTCCGTCACCGACTTAGACTACTTTTCAAAAGATGAGCAGCGTGAGATTGAAGCTGAGCTCGACACTGGCTTCAAGGTCATTGAGGAAAA GTATGCTGTGACCGCCCAGAAGGGATTTGAGACGATGTTGGTCGTTGACAACATCCCTGTCGTGGACGATAGTAAGAAGCAGAGACTGTTGGAGCGATTGAGGCAGACGTTCGCCAAAGTGGGCGCGCCCATTGAGGTGGAAAGTATCGACATGCCTTGGAACGCAGCAACTGGCACTAATAAAGG TTTCATTTTCCTGACATACCCCGATGTGAAGGAAGCGGAAAATGCCATCCACGCCCTCGACGGTGTGTCCTTTGGTAAAAGCGTGCTGCATGTCAATCGATTTGGAGACATACAACGTTTCGCCAGTATGCCTATCGGTGAGAGCGATCTGCCATCGggctggaaagagaaggagtatATCGAGAAG GATTACTTGCGAAACTGGCTTGGGGATCTTGCTGGGAGAGACCAGTATGTAACCTTTTGGGATGCAGAGGTTACTGTCTGGTGGAACGGACGCAATGGAACCGCCGAGGCTCTAAAGGGGTCAGACGGTAAACCTCTGAAGAACAAT AAATGGGGTGAGTTGTATCTACAATGGTCTACCATGGGAACCTATTTGGCGTCACTTCATCGTGTGGGCGTTGCCCTTTGGTCCGGTCCCAAACTCGATGGACCCATTGGCGTCAATGTGCTCAGGTTCACTCACCCCAATGTGCGGCTTGTCCAATTTTCCCCCTGCGAGAATTATCTCGTTACCTGGTCAGAagatcctcttccaaactATGAGAATCATCCCAATGCAGCTCTACGAGACACTTTCGGTCctgaagacgaaggaaaTCAGTATGTCATTTGGGACATCAAGACGACGCGTGTTCTTCGGACATTTCCAGGTGATAAATCCGCATTTGGTGCGGATGACAGTCAATCCCGCTTATCGTGGCCAGCCTTCAAGTGGTCTGCGGATGACTCTTATATCGCGAAGTGCAATGTCGGTGCGGGGATTTCAGTGTATGAGTTGCCTACTATGGGATTGTTAGATAAAAAGAGTATAAAAATTGAGGGGGTACAAGACTTTGAATGGTGTCCTATGAGCCAGAAGGATTTGATAGCgaggcaagaaggaaaggggaaggagtgTGTTCTGGCCTTCTGGACCCCTGAAGCTCAGAATCAGCCGGCTAGAGTGAACATAATGGCTGTTCCAAGCCGGACGATCTTGAGATCAAAGAACCTGTTTAATGTCTCTGAA TGTAAATTTTACTGGCAGAGTCAAGGTGACTTCCTTTGTGTAAAGGTTGACCGTCATGCTCGAAAGGCGAAATCCAAAAAGGCTACTTCGTGCAACTTGGAAATTTTCCGCATGC ACTACGTTCCACAATTTGCGTGGGAGCCTTCGGGCACTCGCTTTGCCATCGTCCTCCAAACGGAAGCGAACATTTCATCGGTCTCCGGGGTGTCGACCAAATACAGTATCGACTTCTATCAGCTTGATTCCAAGAAGGGTGATTTCATTGCAATTAAGCATCTTGACAGCAAGATGGCCAATACTCTTGTTTGGTCGCCCAAAGGTCGGCATATCGCATTGGCCACCATAGGATCGTCCAGCAAGTATGATATCGAATTCTGGGATCTTGATTTCACCATCGACGAAAGGCGAGAAGCTGCTGAGCTTGGAGCCAATGTCACTATGTTGGGCACTGGGGAGCATTACGGTATCACAGAGATTGCTTGGGATCCTAGTGGACGATACATTGCGACTTCTGCATCTACATGGCGACAGTCT CCTGAGCCTGGCTTTTCTATTTGGGATTTCAAGGGCCAACAGCTCCTACACGAATCACGGGATCGCTTCAAACAGTTCCTTTGGCGGCCTCGTCCTCCAACACTGCTTAGTAAGGAACAGATTAAGAAGGTCAGGAAGGAACTTCGAGATTATTCGCGCCAGttcgacgaagaagatgctgcGGAGGAGAACCGAGGAAGTGCCGAAAAGCTCGCCCAACGTCGCAGAGAGATTGGGGAGTGGAATGCTTGGAGGACTAGAAACAATGACAGGCTGGTTGTTGAGCGcgagaaaaagggcaagtCAAAGGCCAAGATTGATGTCCAAGGCCAGGAGGCACGGGTTGAGGAGTGGGTCGAAGAGCTTATCGATGAGACTGAGGAATTGTCGAGGTAA